The following are from one region of the Sandaracinus amylolyticus genome:
- the katG gene encoding catalase/peroxidase HPI produces MSKSESENPAISSPTPKRTRPRTNRDWWPEQLDLSVLHQHSPRSSPMDADFDYAAAFAKLDVDALKKDLVQLMTTSQDWWPADYGHYGPLFIRMSWHAAGTYRIEDGRGGGGEGAQRFAPLNSWPDNANLDKARRLLWPIKQKYGQALSWADLLVFTGNVALESMGFKTFGFGFGRPDVWEPIDIFWGPEDTWLGDERYSGDRELHAPLGAVQMGLIYVNPEGPNGTPDPLAAARDIRETFRRMAMNDEETVALIAGGHTFGKTHGAGDAKHVGPEPEGCPVHHQGLGWKSSFGTGKGSHTITSGLEGAWTPTPIKWDHSFFETLFGYEWELTRSPAGAHQWRPKNGAGAGTVPDAHDASKKHAPMMATTDLALRVDPTYEKISRRFHANPGELADAFAKAWYKLLHRDMGPLSRYLGPWVAPAQHWQDPVPAVDHPLIDANDVAALKQQIIASGLSVSELVSVAWRSASSFRGTDKRGGANGARIRLAPQKDWDVNDPPVLAKVVAKLESIRKAFDGSQSGGKKVSLADLIVLGGCAAIERAAKDGGHAITVPFTPGRTDATQEQTDVAAFAVLEPKADGFRNYVQREHALSPETLLLERANLLTLTAPEMTVLIGGMRALGANVGGSKHGVLTQRPGTLTNDFFANLLDGRTEWKPAASGDGVYEGRERGSSAVKWTATVVDLVFGSHSQLRALAEVYASSDAHEKFLRDFVAAWNKVMNLDRFDLKRRARSGG; encoded by the coding sequence ATGAGTAAGAGCGAGAGCGAGAACCCCGCGATCTCTTCTCCGACGCCGAAGCGCACACGGCCGAGGACGAACCGGGACTGGTGGCCGGAGCAGCTCGATCTCTCGGTGCTCCACCAGCACTCGCCACGCTCGAGCCCGATGGACGCCGACTTCGATTACGCGGCGGCGTTCGCGAAGCTCGACGTGGACGCGCTGAAGAAGGACCTCGTCCAGCTGATGACGACGTCACAGGACTGGTGGCCCGCCGACTACGGCCACTACGGTCCGCTCTTCATCCGCATGAGCTGGCACGCCGCGGGGACCTATCGCATCGAGGACGGTCGCGGCGGCGGTGGCGAGGGCGCGCAGCGCTTCGCGCCGCTCAACAGCTGGCCCGACAACGCGAACCTCGACAAGGCGCGCCGGCTCCTCTGGCCGATCAAGCAGAAGTACGGACAGGCGCTCTCGTGGGCCGATCTCCTCGTGTTCACGGGGAACGTCGCGCTCGAGTCGATGGGCTTCAAGACGTTCGGGTTCGGGTTCGGACGCCCGGACGTGTGGGAGCCGATCGACATCTTCTGGGGACCGGAGGACACGTGGCTCGGTGACGAGCGCTACAGCGGCGACCGCGAGCTCCACGCGCCGCTCGGCGCCGTGCAGATGGGCCTCATCTACGTCAATCCCGAGGGCCCGAACGGCACGCCGGATCCGCTCGCGGCCGCGCGCGACATCCGCGAGACGTTCCGGCGCATGGCGATGAACGACGAGGAGACCGTCGCGCTGATCGCCGGCGGTCACACGTTCGGCAAGACGCACGGCGCGGGCGACGCCAAGCACGTCGGCCCCGAGCCCGAGGGCTGCCCGGTGCACCACCAGGGCCTCGGCTGGAAGAGCTCGTTCGGGACCGGGAAGGGCTCGCACACGATCACGAGCGGGCTCGAGGGAGCGTGGACGCCGACGCCGATCAAGTGGGACCACAGCTTCTTCGAGACGCTCTTCGGGTACGAGTGGGAGCTCACCCGGAGCCCCGCGGGCGCGCACCAGTGGAGGCCGAAGAACGGCGCGGGCGCGGGCACCGTTCCCGACGCGCACGACGCGTCGAAGAAGCACGCGCCGATGATGGCGACGACGGACCTCGCGCTGCGCGTCGACCCCACGTACGAGAAGATCTCGCGTCGCTTCCACGCGAACCCCGGTGAGCTCGCGGACGCGTTCGCGAAGGCCTGGTACAAGCTCCTCCATCGCGACATGGGGCCGCTGTCGCGCTACCTCGGCCCGTGGGTCGCGCCCGCGCAGCACTGGCAGGATCCGGTGCCCGCGGTCGATCATCCGCTGATCGATGCGAACGACGTCGCGGCGCTGAAGCAGCAGATCATCGCGTCGGGTCTCTCGGTCTCGGAGCTGGTCTCGGTCGCGTGGAGGTCGGCCTCTTCGTTCCGCGGCACCGACAAGCGCGGCGGCGCGAACGGTGCGCGCATCCGCCTCGCGCCGCAGAAGGACTGGGACGTCAACGATCCGCCGGTGCTCGCGAAGGTCGTCGCGAAGCTCGAGAGCATCCGAAAGGCGTTCGATGGATCGCAGTCCGGCGGGAAGAAGGTCTCGCTCGCCGATCTGATCGTGCTCGGCGGGTGCGCTGCGATCGAGCGCGCCGCGAAGGACGGTGGCCACGCGATCACGGTGCCGTTCACGCCGGGGCGCACCGACGCGACGCAGGAGCAGACCGACGTCGCGGCCTTCGCGGTGCTCGAGCCGAAGGCCGACGGCTTCCGCAACTACGTCCAGCGCGAGCACGCGCTCTCGCCGGAGACGCTGCTGCTCGAGCGGGCGAACCTCCTGACGTTGACCGCGCCGGAGATGACGGTGCTCATCGGCGGCATGCGCGCGCTGGGCGCCAACGTCGGAGGATCGAAGCACGGCGTGCTCACGCAGCGGCCCGGGACGCTGACCAACGACTTCTTCGCAAACCTCCTCGATGGTCGCACCGAGTGGAAGCCCGCCGCATCGGGCGACGGCGTGTACGAGGGCCGCGAGCGCGGCAGCAGCGCGGTGAAGTGGACCGCGACCGTGGTCGACCTCGTGTTCGGCTCGCACTCGCAGCTGCGCGCGCTCGCGGAGGTCTACGCGTCCTCCGATGCCCACGAGAAGTTCCTTCGCGACTTCGTCGCGGCGTGGAACAAGGTGATGAACCTCGACCGCTTCGATCTGAAGCGGCGCGCGAGATCGGGCGGCTGA
- a CDS encoding polysaccharide lyase 6 family protein → MIERRWALSLVLLWSCQREVPATCERGCEDAALADAGSDPCTPAPCVAPATSVCDDDATAICVCPSEHELAADGVSCTRIETWVSGDDFGATSALGELHGLVRLSFDVTPQRAGATGIIGYAPSSTTIASVADLPVQLRLDPSGHFEALDGTEYGATAVVAWHAARNHHVEIEVDILGREYSIFVDEILLAEDFAMGPGTADDLASCVLHSERDGDFSIRRHVVGSPPTPEADGLPAPLRTFVVNAITGPGSLVQRIDEASPGDEIVVADGVYTLDEPIVVEGRHGTAENPIVIRAAHVLGVELRGGPTVGGFVIESSSHVVVRGFRLTHGVVPGSRYGIGLRLNGSTHCRVSRNRFRLEETGTSSHWLVIDGVESGHHRVDHNRFEQKHTMNNFVVVYGTDAEGEPAMSQQDLIDHNYFFDVPPTGLDDGTEAIRIGDSARGYIPARSTLEHNLFERCNGDPRSDGYEVVSVKSSDNVLRYNTLRDNDGSLVLRHGNRSRVEGNFFIGNRGGMRFYGDDHVVVNNYFSGTHGSESLESALYIGKGRNIDGEAVGTDANQPSHVIFAFNTFVGNERNLYINGDDSYPHPPRELVFADNIVTGSSGALFDFETDPIGFVYENNIVHPTGSASVGDIAEGYQSIDPGLALQRDGVYRLTPGSPAIDAASSAARYEVTEDVDGHARDALADVGADEHAAGDPLRRPLTRFDVGPGAR, encoded by the coding sequence GTGATCGAGCGACGATGGGCGCTGTCTCTCGTGCTGCTGTGGAGCTGCCAGCGCGAGGTCCCGGCGACGTGCGAGCGCGGTTGTGAAGACGCTGCGCTCGCCGACGCCGGGAGTGACCCGTGCACGCCCGCGCCCTGCGTCGCGCCAGCGACGTCGGTGTGCGACGACGACGCGACTGCGATCTGCGTCTGTCCCTCCGAGCACGAGCTCGCTGCCGACGGCGTGTCGTGCACCCGCATCGAGACGTGGGTGTCCGGCGACGACTTCGGCGCGACGAGCGCGCTCGGGGAGCTGCACGGGCTCGTTCGGCTCTCGTTCGACGTGACGCCCCAGCGCGCGGGCGCGACCGGGATCATCGGGTATGCGCCCTCGTCGACGACCATCGCATCGGTGGCCGATCTACCGGTGCAATTGCGGCTCGATCCCAGCGGGCACTTCGAGGCGCTCGACGGTACCGAGTACGGCGCGACGGCCGTCGTCGCCTGGCATGCCGCGCGCAACCATCACGTCGAGATCGAGGTCGACATCCTCGGCCGCGAGTACAGCATCTTCGTCGACGAGATCCTTCTCGCCGAAGACTTCGCGATGGGGCCCGGCACCGCCGACGACCTCGCGAGCTGCGTGCTCCACTCCGAGCGAGACGGCGACTTCAGCATCCGTCGTCACGTCGTCGGCTCGCCCCCGACGCCCGAAGCCGATGGCCTGCCGGCGCCCCTCCGCACCTTCGTGGTGAACGCCATCACGGGGCCGGGCTCTCTCGTGCAGCGCATCGACGAGGCCTCGCCCGGCGACGAGATCGTCGTGGCCGACGGCGTCTACACGCTCGACGAGCCGATCGTCGTCGAGGGGCGACACGGCACCGCGGAGAATCCGATCGTGATCCGCGCAGCGCACGTGCTCGGGGTCGAGCTCCGCGGAGGGCCCACGGTCGGTGGGTTCGTGATCGAGTCGTCGTCGCACGTCGTGGTGCGAGGCTTTCGTCTCACGCACGGTGTCGTGCCCGGCTCGCGTTACGGCATCGGACTCCGATTGAACGGCTCGACGCACTGCCGCGTGAGCCGCAATCGATTCCGACTCGAAGAAACGGGCACCTCGTCACACTGGCTCGTCATCGACGGAGTCGAGAGCGGCCATCACCGCGTCGACCACAACCGCTTCGAGCAGAAGCACACGATGAACAACTTCGTGGTGGTGTACGGGACGGACGCCGAAGGCGAGCCTGCGATGTCGCAGCAGGACCTCATCGACCACAACTACTTCTTCGACGTCCCTCCGACGGGCCTGGACGACGGCACCGAGGCCATCCGCATCGGCGACAGCGCGCGAGGCTACATCCCGGCGCGCTCGACGTTGGAGCACAACCTCTTCGAGCGCTGCAACGGCGACCCGCGGAGCGACGGATACGAGGTCGTCTCCGTCAAGTCGTCGGACAACGTCCTTCGCTACAACACGCTGCGCGACAACGACGGCTCGCTGGTGCTGCGCCACGGCAATCGCAGCCGGGTCGAGGGCAACTTCTTCATCGGCAATCGTGGCGGGATGCGCTTCTACGGCGACGATCACGTCGTCGTGAACAACTACTTCTCCGGCACCCACGGGAGCGAGTCGCTGGAGTCGGCGCTCTACATCGGAAAGGGCCGCAACATCGACGGAGAAGCGGTCGGCACCGATGCCAATCAGCCGAGCCACGTGATCTTCGCGTTCAACACGTTCGTGGGCAACGAGCGCAATCTCTACATCAACGGCGACGACTCGTATCCCCATCCGCCCCGCGAGCTCGTGTTCGCCGACAACATCGTCACCGGCTCGAGCGGAGCGCTCTTCGACTTCGAGACGGACCCGATCGGGTTCGTCTACGAGAACAACATCGTCCATCCGACCGGCAGTGCGTCGGTGGGAGACATCGCGGAGGGCTACCAGTCGATCGATCCGGGCCTCGCGCTGCAGCGCGACGGTGTGTATCGCCTGACCCCCGGGAGCCCTGCGATCGACGCCGCCTCGAGCGCCGCGCGCTACGAGGTCACGGAGGACGTGGACGGCCATGCCCGCGACGCGCTCGCCGATGTCGGAGCCGACGAGCACGCGGCTGGAGATCCGCTCCGCCGGCCGCTCACCCGCTTCGACGTCGGACCTGGCGCGCGCTGA
- a CDS encoding zinc-dependent metalloprotease, with the protein MTGCAEGREPINQVQPGALHRSVLEGSEWFFQQTVIDSPYSAGYTFVGEQGELERVRWEIQEEFLVARRAYQHIAGSEGNGIAGTGEATETGAPVAMYRIESHFDIRRAYNPVTGEEMNILTENSTDRPWYERDYIRVDWSENLITNSDFLVLARIFDGIETEPVAYYVENPTHPHAPRFDVRQEDGSWENALTSTTVDGQETVQYIDIVNKMFVRPTTVEIEGLGPVPSCFMLYAGHLDCAPGEVTVRNSFLRVDHEDRDYEPQLYTGDRMERFGYFVTERAGYDAHYGVVEPARFRFANRHNLWQQSHRRNGDGTLVSCSADDQCGGNGSVCDLDLARAMRAVDTETGTLRGACTIPYRERQVRPIAYYLSANFPADLVPDAQHLSDEWNKAFRDTVASLRELECRENGGDAGSCASERMREDHQQMFVLCHNPVADTDHEACGPAGTSPRPGDLRYSMIGWVSDAHLSSPLGYGPSSADPLTGEIIMGNAFVYGAAMETLTTFARDIIAVINGDLDESEISSGAQVQAWVERQEAPGSDITGRSAHDHVIEIDGLDAHDINEAMDFAWAQSGRPASRVPSSPAEFIEAMRAAERRLHQQGAFGDGVDRGDAALGRLVGTDIERMMATDEVRMAAGVDPELPVTEGLLEQSSPLRGGSLANQRALSRARDRMQHDHCVLNAEFADEGLLGLAREIVRAAGADGTMEWYGETYQLRGEDGSLNYELVRTMLRHPIFDAVTAHEVGHTIGLRHNFSGSYDALNYLPRYWQLRDDGTMAPRAWDPLTAEERDGRILETQYSTVMDYGSNFVVTDSEGIGHYDYAAIKMGYGDLVEVFSNAATPGDVAWVAFIQSAGWPVPLRLDAFTGGEPSAFVYTDWPEIVGGVDRLQQREDVRYTSLRPDSFLSFQGIRDPLVDTAGRPMVPYMFCSDEQADLNPDCQRYDQGADAYESVQSVIDNYWNYYIFNSFRRGRLGFSPEGLASRVHGRYFEKLQRANQIYALYRPIFEDIFGGAPGYDAFWTRPDGMGSWTLAVGAAFQLLTRVVATPEPGEYMQATRGDGSVALLPAAFGDTVALEVDAFDGRSIETTWDFNAGYFWFDQLDRVGYFYDKVIALQVLVDPTTYFLGRDTDADIRQYQINFGSSFGPSLTAFMEGVLAEDWAVVSPRDVSGELRYPTPLEMQNGTMPSTPIDPNASFSIQLYSAVYGMAYIPQTYDQSFLNRSRIFVRGGAEEIEIDPSRDVVTFLDPESGLTYVAVSYPHPTTGRETGVGAAMLTRANAMLAGTPAEPVVTPELRRYIDNIDLIRRLTWELGFGAQP; encoded by the coding sequence ATGACCGGCTGCGCCGAGGGTCGCGAGCCGATCAATCAGGTCCAGCCCGGCGCGCTGCACCGCAGCGTCCTCGAGGGCAGCGAGTGGTTCTTCCAGCAGACGGTGATCGACTCGCCGTACTCCGCTGGCTACACGTTCGTCGGCGAGCAGGGCGAGCTCGAGCGCGTGCGCTGGGAGATCCAGGAAGAGTTCCTGGTCGCGCGTCGCGCGTACCAGCACATCGCGGGCAGCGAGGGCAACGGCATCGCGGGCACGGGTGAGGCGACGGAGACCGGCGCGCCGGTCGCGATGTACCGCATCGAGTCGCACTTCGACATCCGCCGCGCGTACAACCCGGTGACCGGCGAGGAGATGAACATCCTCACCGAGAACAGCACCGACCGTCCCTGGTACGAGCGCGACTACATCCGCGTCGACTGGTCGGAGAACCTGATCACGAACAGCGACTTCCTCGTCCTCGCGCGCATCTTCGACGGCATCGAGACCGAGCCGGTCGCCTACTACGTCGAGAACCCGACGCACCCGCACGCGCCCCGCTTCGACGTCCGTCAGGAGGACGGCTCGTGGGAGAACGCGCTCACGAGCACGACCGTCGACGGCCAGGAGACGGTCCAGTACATCGACATCGTCAACAAGATGTTCGTGCGCCCCACGACGGTGGAGATCGAGGGCCTCGGCCCGGTCCCGTCGTGCTTCATGCTCTACGCGGGTCACCTCGACTGCGCGCCCGGTGAGGTCACCGTGCGCAACTCGTTCCTCCGCGTCGATCACGAGGATCGCGACTACGAGCCGCAGCTCTACACGGGCGACCGCATGGAGCGCTTCGGTTACTTCGTGACCGAGCGCGCCGGGTACGACGCGCACTACGGCGTGGTCGAGCCCGCCCGCTTCCGCTTCGCGAACCGCCACAACCTCTGGCAGCAGAGCCACCGCCGCAACGGCGACGGCACGCTCGTGAGCTGCAGCGCGGACGACCAGTGCGGCGGCAACGGCTCGGTGTGCGATCTCGATCTCGCGCGCGCGATGCGCGCGGTCGACACCGAGACCGGCACGCTCCGCGGCGCGTGCACGATCCCCTACCGCGAGCGCCAGGTCCGTCCGATCGCGTACTACCTCAGCGCGAACTTCCCGGCGGACCTCGTGCCGGACGCGCAGCACCTCTCGGACGAGTGGAACAAGGCGTTCCGCGACACCGTCGCGAGCCTCCGCGAGCTCGAGTGCCGTGAGAACGGTGGCGACGCCGGCTCGTGCGCGAGCGAGCGCATGCGCGAGGACCACCAGCAGATGTTCGTGCTCTGCCACAACCCCGTGGCCGACACCGACCACGAGGCGTGCGGCCCGGCGGGCACCAGCCCGCGCCCCGGCGATCTCCGCTACTCGATGATCGGCTGGGTCAGCGACGCGCACCTCTCGAGCCCGCTCGGCTACGGCCCCTCGTCGGCCGACCCGCTGACCGGCGAGATCATCATGGGCAACGCGTTCGTGTACGGCGCCGCGATGGAGACGCTGACGACGTTCGCGCGCGACATCATCGCCGTGATCAACGGCGACCTCGACGAGTCGGAGATCAGCTCGGGCGCGCAGGTGCAGGCGTGGGTCGAGCGCCAGGAAGCGCCGGGCTCGGACATCACCGGCCGCAGCGCGCACGATCACGTGATCGAGATCGACGGTCTCGACGCGCACGACATCAACGAGGCGATGGACTTCGCGTGGGCGCAGAGCGGCCGTCCGGCCTCGCGCGTCCCCTCGAGCCCCGCGGAGTTCATCGAGGCGATGCGCGCCGCGGAGCGCCGCCTGCACCAGCAGGGCGCGTTCGGCGACGGCGTCGATCGTGGTGACGCGGCGCTCGGCCGTCTCGTCGGCACCGACATCGAGCGCATGATGGCGACCGACGAGGTGCGCATGGCGGCGGGCGTCGATCCCGAGCTGCCGGTCACCGAGGGTCTGCTCGAGCAGTCGTCGCCGCTCCGCGGCGGCAGCCTCGCGAACCAGCGCGCGCTCTCGCGTGCGCGCGACCGCATGCAGCACGATCACTGCGTGCTGAACGCGGAGTTCGCCGACGAAGGCCTGCTCGGCCTCGCGCGCGAGATCGTCCGCGCGGCGGGCGCCGACGGCACGATGGAGTGGTACGGCGAGACCTACCAGCTGCGCGGCGAGGACGGCTCGCTGAACTACGAGCTCGTGCGCACGATGCTGCGCCACCCGATCTTCGACGCGGTCACCGCGCACGAGGTCGGCCACACGATCGGCCTGCGCCACAACTTCAGCGGCAGCTACGACGCGCTGAACTACCTCCCGCGCTACTGGCAGCTCCGCGACGACGGCACGATGGCGCCGCGCGCGTGGGATCCGCTCACCGCGGAGGAGCGCGACGGCCGCATCCTCGAGACGCAGTACTCGACCGTGATGGACTACGGCTCGAACTTCGTCGTCACCGACTCCGAGGGCATCGGTCACTACGACTACGCCGCGATCAAGATGGGCTACGGCGATCTCGTCGAGGTGTTCTCGAACGCCGCGACGCCGGGCGACGTGGCGTGGGTCGCGTTCATCCAGAGCGCGGGCTGGCCCGTGCCGCTCCGCCTCGACGCGTTCACCGGCGGTGAGCCGAGCGCGTTCGTGTACACCGACTGGCCGGAGATCGTCGGCGGCGTCGACCGCCTCCAGCAGCGCGAGGACGTGCGCTACACGAGCCTGCGCCCCGACAGCTTCCTGTCGTTCCAGGGCATCCGCGATCCGCTCGTCGACACGGCGGGCCGCCCGATGGTCCCGTACATGTTCTGCTCGGACGAGCAGGCGGACCTGAACCCCGACTGCCAGCGCTACGACCAGGGCGCGGACGCGTACGAGTCGGTCCAGAGCGTCATCGACAACTACTGGAACTACTACATCTTCAACAGCTTCCGTCGTGGCCGCCTGGGCTTCTCGCCCGAGGGCCTCGCCTCGCGCGTGCACGGCCGCTACTTCGAGAAGCTGCAGCGCGCGAACCAGATCTACGCGCTCTATCGCCCGATCTTCGAGGACATCTTCGGCGGCGCGCCGGGCTACGACGCGTTCTGGACGCGCCCCGACGGCATGGGCTCGTGGACGCTCGCGGTCGGCGCGGCGTTCCAGCTGCTCACGCGCGTCGTGGCCACGCCGGAGCCCGGCGAGTACATGCAAGCGACGCGCGGCGACGGCTCGGTGGCGCTGCTCCCGGCGGCGTTCGGCGACACCGTCGCGCTCGAGGTCGACGCGTTCGACGGTCGTTCGATCGAGACGACGTGGGACTTCAACGCGGGCTACTTCTGGTTCGATCAGCTCGACCGTGTCGGCTACTTCTACGACAAGGTCATCGCGCTCCAGGTGCTCGTCGATCCGACGACGTACTTCCTCGGTCGCGACACCGACGCGGACATCCGCCAGTACCAGATCAACTTCGGCTCGTCGTTCGGCCCCTCGCTGACGGCGTTCATGGAGGGCGTGCTCGCGGAGGACTGGGCGGTCGTATCGCCCCGCGACGTGTCCGGTGAGCTGCGCTATCCGACGCCGCTCGAGATGCAGAACGGCACGATGCCGTCGACGCCGATCGACCCGAACGCGTCGTTCTCGATCCAGCTCTACTCGGCGGTCTACGGCATGGCGTACATCCCGCAGACCTACGATCAGAGCTTCCTCAACCGCTCGCGCATCTTCGTGCGTGGCGGCGCCGAGGAGATCGAGATCGATCCGTCGCGCGACGTGGTCACGTTCCTCGACCCCGAGAGCGGCCTGACCTACGTGGCGGTGAGCTACCCGCACCCGACGACCGGTCGTGAGACCGGCGTGGGCGCGGCGATGCTCACGCGCGCGAACGCGATGCTCGCGGGCACGCCGGCCGAGCCCGTCGTCACCCCGGAGCTCCGCCGCTACATCGACAACATCGACCTGATCCGTCGCCTCACCTGGGAGCTCGGCTTCGGCGCCCAGCCCTGA
- a CDS encoding GNAT family N-acetyltransferase, producing MTRFEELAWDQLSAHALYEALALRQRVFVVEQDCVYLDADGKDRIARHLFAWEGAQLVAYARLLPEGARFPERSIGRVVVAPEARGRGLARALMERAIASIRTAHGPVPIALSAQAHLEGFYTSLGFARTSAVYDEDGIPHVDMRNDA from the coding sequence GTGACGCGATTCGAAGAGCTCGCGTGGGATCAGCTCTCGGCCCACGCGCTCTACGAAGCGCTCGCGCTGCGCCAGCGCGTGTTCGTCGTGGAGCAGGACTGCGTGTACCTCGACGCCGACGGCAAGGATCGCATCGCGCGTCACCTCTTCGCGTGGGAGGGCGCGCAGCTCGTCGCGTACGCGCGCCTCCTGCCCGAGGGTGCGCGCTTCCCGGAGCGCTCGATCGGACGTGTGGTGGTGGCGCCGGAAGCGCGAGGTCGAGGGCTCGCGCGCGCGCTGATGGAGCGCGCGATCGCGTCGATCCGCACCGCACACGGGCCGGTGCCGATCGCGCTCTCCGCGCAGGCGCACCTCGAGGGCTTCTACACGAGCCTCGGCTTCGCGCGCACCAGCGCGGTCTACGACGAGGACGGCATTCCCCACGTCGACATGCGCAACGACGCGTGA
- a CDS encoding glutathione S-transferase family protein, with protein sequence MRRERARRVDCARHEHARPPSTAAASLGHANFSPFCTKLETYLRMAGIAHEVRPPDMLRSPKGKVPYVDLDGRLIGDSQLVIDELVRLHGDTLDAHLDARQRAIGHAVRRMLEEGTYFTTLYLRWIDDEGFRVLRPAFGAIFPAALRPLLFPMIRNQIRKSLRGQGTGRHTKDEIVAFAKRDIDALSGILGESEYLLGDRPSSYDATVYAFCEGMLGFPHPSGVLEHARTKTNLVAYRARVRARWFADLGPVPS encoded by the coding sequence CTGAGGAGAGAGCGCGCGCGGCGAGTAGACTGCGCGCGACATGAGCACGCTCGTCCTCCATCAACCGCCGCCGCGTCCCTGGGGCATGCCAACTTCAGCCCCTTCTGCACGAAGCTCGAGACCTACCTGCGCATGGCCGGGATCGCGCACGAGGTGCGGCCCCCCGACATGCTCCGCTCGCCCAAGGGAAAGGTCCCGTACGTCGATCTCGACGGTCGCTTGATCGGCGACTCGCAGCTCGTGATCGACGAGCTCGTGCGCCTGCACGGCGACACGCTCGACGCGCACCTCGACGCGAGGCAGCGCGCGATCGGCCACGCGGTGCGGCGCATGCTCGAGGAGGGCACGTACTTCACGACGCTCTACCTGCGCTGGATCGACGACGAGGGCTTCCGCGTCCTGCGGCCCGCGTTCGGCGCCATCTTCCCGGCCGCGCTGCGTCCCCTGCTCTTCCCGATGATCCGCAACCAGATCCGGAAGTCGCTCCGTGGGCAGGGAACCGGGCGCCACACCAAGGACGAGATCGTCGCGTTCGCGAAACGCGACATCGACGCGCTCTCCGGGATCCTCGGCGAGAGCGAGTACCTGCTCGGCGATCGCCCGAGCTCGTACGACGCGACGGTCTACGCGTTCTGCGAGGGCATGCTCGGGTTCCCGCATCCCTCGGGGGTGCTCGAGCACGCGCGTACGAAGACGAACCTCGTCGCGTACCGCGCGCGCGTGCGAGCACGCTGGTTCGCGGATCTCGGCCCGGTGCCCTCGTGA
- a CDS encoding D-alanine--D-alanine ligase family protein gives MLCCDPASPLKARGDEDFDYEHAEAADRAFLRALEDAGFEASWHPVHLANVDAVVDALECDVVFNLCDGSGQGIDNYPGIEAIDAIERRGLPYTGSRREPYRTSISKVTMKTRFAAAGVPTPKWQLLASPDEPLLDDLRGVPLFVKPHDAGGSAGVHLSSIIAADDEVALRARVGEIFRDYGSALVEEYVDGREITVGLLGSGERAKALPPLEVRFGDAFPPGKGIRTHETKWDTSSPLYGSFELLCPAPLTLAETRRVLRVARDAYRAIDGAGYGRVDMRLDHRGPFVLEVNMNCSLEYGESSADCAMYPFAAQAAGLAFPELLRRLVEDAKRFHRASTPAAAKKTRRVVSLDARRRRR, from the coding sequence GTGCTGTGCTGCGATCCCGCTTCGCCGCTCAAAGCGCGCGGTGACGAGGACTTCGACTACGAGCACGCCGAGGCGGCCGATCGCGCGTTCCTGCGGGCGCTCGAGGACGCGGGGTTCGAGGCGAGCTGGCACCCGGTGCACCTCGCGAACGTCGACGCGGTCGTCGATGCGCTCGAGTGCGACGTCGTCTTCAACCTGTGTGATGGGTCGGGTCAGGGCATCGACAACTACCCGGGCATCGAGGCGATCGACGCGATCGAGCGGCGCGGGCTGCCGTACACCGGATCCCGCCGCGAGCCGTATCGCACGTCGATCTCGAAGGTCACGATGAAGACGCGCTTCGCCGCCGCGGGCGTGCCCACGCCGAAGTGGCAGCTCCTGGCGTCGCCCGACGAGCCGCTGCTCGACGATCTGCGCGGCGTGCCGCTCTTCGTGAAGCCGCACGACGCGGGCGGGAGCGCGGGCGTGCACCTCTCGTCGATCATCGCCGCGGACGACGAGGTCGCGCTGCGCGCGCGCGTCGGCGAGATCTTCCGCGACTACGGCTCGGCGCTGGTCGAGGAGTACGTCGACGGCCGCGAGATCACGGTCGGGCTGCTCGGCTCGGGCGAGCGCGCGAAGGCGCTGCCGCCGCTCGAGGTGCGGTTCGGTGATGCGTTCCCGCCGGGCAAGGGCATCCGCACCCACGAGACGAAGTGGGACACGAGCTCGCCGCTCTACGGCAGCTTCGAGCTGCTCTGTCCCGCGCCGCTCACGCTCGCGGAGACGCGACGCGTGCTGCGCGTGGCGCGCGACGCGTACCGCGCGATCGACGGCGCGGGCTACGGGCGCGTCGACATGCGTCTCGATCACCGCGGGCCCTTCGTGCTCGAGGTGAACATGAACTGCTCGCTCGAGTACGGAGAGAGCTCGGCCGACTGCGCGATGTACCCGTTCGCCGCGCAGGCCGCGGGGCTCGCGTTCCCCGAGCTGCTGCGCCGACTGGTCGAGGACGCGAAGCGCTTCCACCGCGCCTCGACCCCGGCCGCGGCGAAGAAGACGCGACGGGTGGTCTCGCTCGACGCACGCCGACGTCGTCGCTGA